A section of the Campylobacter lanienae NCTC 13004 genome encodes:
- a CDS encoding M3 family oligoendopeptidase has protein sequence MIWDLSKFFNSSDELDKFCLDLQNRANEFKTKFSQNLSNLNANEFQNAMSEYEEILSSIGKIMSYAYLKFAKDTSTGAFLAKYEEICAKIEEIVLFFEIEFNELKSEIQNNFISNTPKFSYYLENLAKNKPHQLSFLEERILLRTANTGASAFSRLFDESMARARFEFRGQSLKEEEILSKLSSDDREIRKEAAVALSQGLKPMQHLLTYIYNMIKTDLKNSCELRGYEYGESSRHLSNQIEKSSVDALIKASENSFDLVSKFYDKKREILGFDKLYDYDRYAPLGGDEKMEFDEAKSIVIKAFSEFSPLFGDLAKRAFDENWCDVYPDENKQAGAFSHSASSDIHPFVLLNFTGRRRDLFTLAHELGHSIHQYLSYSVGYLSSHTPLTTAETASVFCEMLVFEYIKNSLPKEQRVALLAGKIEDIFATLYRQINFTTFERRIHSYEGEISSDEIDRIWLEESKKMFGESLILNDYYKIWWSYIPHFIHSPFYCYAYSYAQLLVLALFGLYKSGKCENFVEIYTKFLSLGGSKSPKELVGMFGFDIDDEKFWNIGIDQVANLVNEFIKGE, from the coding sequence ATGATATGGGATCTATCTAAATTTTTTAATAGTAGTGATGAGTTGGATAAGTTTTGTCTAGATTTACAAAATAGAGCTAATGAGTTTAAAACCAAATTTAGCCAAAATTTAAGTAATTTAAATGCTAATGAGTTTCAAAATGCGATGAGTGAGTATGAGGAGATTTTATCTAGTATTGGTAAGATTATGAGCTATGCATACTTGAAATTTGCCAAAGATACTAGCACTGGGGCTTTCTTGGCTAAATATGAAGAGATTTGTGCTAAGATCGAAGAGATTGTGCTGTTTTTTGAGATTGAATTTAATGAGTTAAAGAGTGAAATTCAAAATAATTTTATATCCAATACGCCCAAATTTAGCTACTATTTAGAGAATTTAGCCAAAAATAAGCCACATCAATTAAGCTTTTTAGAAGAAAGAATCCTACTAAGGACAGCAAACACAGGAGCAAGTGCATTTAGTAGATTATTTGATGAGAGTATGGCTAGGGCTAGATTTGAGTTTCGTGGGCAAAGTTTAAAAGAAGAAGAGATCTTATCTAAACTTAGTAGCGATGATAGAGAGATAAGAAAAGAGGCCGCAGTAGCATTGAGCCAAGGTTTAAAGCCTATGCAACACCTATTAACATATATATACAATATGATTAAAACTGATCTTAAAAATAGCTGCGAATTGCGTGGATATGAGTATGGCGAATCTAGCAGACATCTAAGCAATCAAATAGAAAAATCAAGCGTAGATGCCCTAATCAAAGCTAGTGAAAATAGCTTTGATTTGGTGAGTAAATTTTATGATAAAAAGCGTGAAATTCTAGGATTTGATAAGCTATATGATTATGATAGATACGCACCTCTTGGTGGCGATGAAAAGATGGAATTTGATGAGGCAAAATCCATCGTTATTAAGGCATTTAGCGAGTTTAGTCCGCTATTTGGTGATTTGGCTAAAAGGGCTTTTGATGAGAATTGGTGCGATGTCTATCCAGATGAGAATAAACAAGCTGGAGCCTTCTCACACTCTGCTAGTAGCGATATTCATCCATTTGTTTTATTAAATTTCACAGGTAGAAGAAGGGATCTATTTACACTAGCTCACGAGTTGGGTCATAGTATCCATCAATATCTTAGCTATAGTGTTGGGTATCTAAGCTCTCACACACCGCTAACTACGGCTGAGACGGCGTCAGTATTTTGCGAGATGCTAGTTTTTGAATATATCAAAAATAGCCTTCCAAAAGAGCAAAGAGTGGCTCTATTAGCTGGTAAAATAGAAGATATCTTCGCTACACTTTATAGACAGATAAATTTTACGACCTTTGAGCGTCGCATTCACTCATACGAGGGTGAAATTTCAAGCGATGAAATAGATAGAATTTGGCTTGAAGAGAGCAAAAAGATGTTTGGTGAGTCTTTGATTTTAAATGATTATTATAAAATTTGGTGGAGTTATATACCGCATTTTATACATTCGCCATTTTATTGTTATGCTTATTCCTATGCTCAATTGCTTGTTTTGGCTCTATTTGGCCTGTATAAGAGTGGAAAATGTGAGAATTTTGTAGAGATTTATACCAAATTTTTAAGCCTAGGTGGCAGCAAAAGCCCAAAAGAGCTTGTAGGGATGTTTGGTTTTGATATTGATGATGAGAAGTTTTGGAATATTGGTATTGATCAAGTGGCAAATTTGGTTAATGAGTTTATAAAAGGGGAGTAA
- the metK gene encoding methionine adenosyltransferase translates to MYLFTSEVVSPGHPDKCADIIADTIVDTILSQDPKARVASEVFVAGKHIVIGGEINSSVNLSHHEYREVVKNALAKIGYNGNPNFSKAQCLHPDDIEVDVFLNQQSPDINQGVDQQSGEIGAGDQGIMFGFASSETENLMPAAITYARVLCDKVYEYALKNPDKLGVDIKTQVTIDYGTKSNFENCKPEKIHTIVVSAPSVESLKIEEVRALIQSLIDGAGLPKELYDKDKTIIYINPTGRYVNHSSLHDSGLTGRKLIVDSFGGYSPIGGGAQSSKDYTKVDRSGLYAARWIAKNIVAAGLAKKCIVQLSYAIGVAKPVSVSVDCMGTNINSNDDKLSQFVHDKFALTPKWITDKFGLDKPSKDTFLYADVAAKGQVGVTNYPWEQLDAVEIFKQI, encoded by the coding sequence ATGTATCTATTTACAAGCGAAGTTGTAAGCCCCGGACACCCAGATAAATGTGCTGATATCATAGCTGATACTATCGTTGATACGATATTATCTCAAGATCCAAAGGCTAGGGTAGCTAGCGAGGTTTTTGTCGCTGGAAAGCACATTGTAATAGGCGGCGAGATCAACTCAAGTGTAAATTTAAGCCACCACGAGTATAGAGAAGTGGTGAAAAATGCCCTAGCAAAGATAGGCTATAACGGCAATCCAAATTTTAGCAAAGCCCAATGCCTTCATCCTGATGATATAGAAGTAGATGTATTTTTGAATCAGCAAAGCCCCGATATCAATCAAGGAGTTGATCAACAAAGCGGTGAAATCGGTGCTGGCGATCAAGGTATAATGTTTGGATTCGCTTCAAGTGAGACTGAAAATTTAATGCCAGCAGCGATAACTTACGCAAGAGTGCTTTGTGATAAAGTTTATGAATACGCTCTTAAAAACCCTGATAAATTAGGCGTAGATATAAAGACTCAAGTTACAATAGACTATGGCACAAAATCAAATTTTGAAAATTGCAAACCAGAAAAAATCCACACAATAGTAGTCTCAGCCCCAAGTGTTGAAAGCTTAAAGATAGAAGAGGTAAGAGCCTTAATCCAAAGCTTAATAGATGGCGCTGGACTACCAAAAGAGCTTTATGACAAAGATAAAACAATAATCTATATAAACCCAACAGGCAGATATGTAAATCACAGCTCACTTCACGATAGCGGTCTAACAGGTAGAAAATTAATCGTAGATAGCTTCGGTGGATACTCACCAATCGGTGGTGGCGCTCAAAGCAGCAAAGATTACACAAAAGTCGACCGTAGCGGTCTATACGCAGCTAGATGGATAGCTAAAAATATAGTCGCAGCAGGCCTTGCTAAAAAGTGTATAGTCCAGCTAAGTTACGCTATAGGTGTGGCAAAACCTGTTAGCGTTAGCGTAGATTGTATGGGAACAAATATAAATAGCAATGATGATAAGCTTTCTCAATTTGTACATGACAAATTCGCTCTAACCCCAAAATGGATCACAGATAAATTTGGCCTTGATAAGCCTAGCAAAGATACATTTTTATACGCTGATGTAGCAGCCAAAGGTCAGGTCGGAGTCACTAACTATCCGTGGGAACAGCTAGATGCTGTAGAGATATTTAAACAAATTTAA
- the sstT gene encoding serine/threonine transporter SstT — MIRHIAKRYKDGNLIIQILVGIVFGGILGFIAHSGNSFALNLTDLAAILGSLFVGALKAVAPVLVFVLVSASIVLKEFGRTNGMKNVIILYLIGTFLASLAAVCVSFIFPTTLVLQNTSVAMSTAPSNIAVVLKDLVYKIVDNPLNAIATGNYIGILAWAIATGLALRYCSNETKRVFKDISEAITRIVKFVIRLAPFGIFGLVSISVAQTGFAALGGYVKLLFVLVGTMLFVSFVINAVIAFIVTRKNPYPLIMTCIKESAITAFFTRSSAANIPVNMNLCKKLELNEDLYSISIPLGATINMAGAAVTIAVLSLSAVYTLGIEVGFWNALLLSIIAAIGACGTSGVTGGSLMLIPLACSLFGISNDIAMQVVAIGFIIGVIQDSVETALNSSTDVLFTAIASNNTKGV; from the coding sequence ATGATTAGACATATTGCTAAGCGATATAAAGATGGGAATTTGATAATTCAAATTTTAGTTGGTATTGTTTTTGGTGGGATTTTAGGATTTATAGCTCATAGTGGTAATTCATTTGCTCTAAATTTAACTGATTTAGCAGCGATCTTAGGCTCTCTTTTTGTAGGTGCGCTAAAAGCTGTGGCGCCTGTTTTAGTATTTGTGTTAGTAAGCGCCTCTATAGTACTTAAAGAATTTGGCCGTACTAATGGAATGAAAAATGTGATAATATTATATCTAATTGGCACATTTTTAGCCTCTTTGGCTGCTGTGTGTGTTAGCTTTATATTTCCTACTACTTTAGTGTTACAAAATACATCTGTAGCTATGAGCACAGCACCTAGTAATATAGCAGTGGTATTAAAAGATTTAGTATATAAGATTGTAGATAATCCACTAAATGCTATTGCAACTGGTAATTATATTGGGATTTTAGCTTGGGCTATTGCAACTGGTTTGGCTCTTAGGTATTGTAGCAATGAAACAAAAAGAGTATTTAAAGATATTAGTGAAGCAATTACAAGAATAGTTAAATTTGTAATTCGTCTAGCGCCATTTGGTATTTTTGGTCTTGTAAGCATCAGCGTAGCTCAGACTGGATTTGCCGCACTTGGTGGATATGTAAAGCTTTTATTTGTTCTTGTAGGGACTATGCTATTTGTGTCTTTTGTGATAAATGCTGTTATTGCTTTTATAGTTACTAGAAAAAATCCATATCCACTTATAATGACATGTATAAAAGAGAGTGCTATTACGGCGTTTTTTACCAGAAGTAGTGCTGCAAATATTCCTGTAAATATGAATTTATGTAAAAAATTAGAACTAAATGAAGACCTATACTCTATCTCTATACCTCTTGGAGCTACTATCAATATGGCCGGTGCAGCTGTTACCATAGCTGTGCTTTCTCTTAGTGCAGTTTATACTTTAGGGATTGAAGTTGGATTTTGGAATGCCTTATTACTTAGCATTATAGCAGCAATTGGAGCATGTGGTACTAGCGGTGTAACTGGTGGCTCGCTTATGCTTATTCCATTGGCATGTTCATTATTTGGAATTAGCAATGATATAGCTATGCAGGTTGTAGCTATAGGATTTATTATTGGAGTGATTCAAGATTCAGTAGAGACTGCATTAAATAGCTCTACAGATGTTTTATTTACTGCTATTGCATCAAATAACACTAAGGGAGTATGA